In Amblyraja radiata isolate CabotCenter1 chromosome 28, sAmbRad1.1.pri, whole genome shotgun sequence, one DNA window encodes the following:
- the LOC116988787 gene encoding uncharacterized protein LOC116988787 yields MMARHFKKSFLVTIGILVLALNHVFVASQTTLADGFPQLGITEEEHVTDAAERLGTTEKEYVTYAPELLYITGEEYVSDAPGPLGSTAKQNVTDAAELLGSTKEQHVTDAPNPLGATEEEYFTVAPELLDTTEEQNAFSSAELLSTTKEKYFTEDAELLDTTEEQNAFNSAELLSTTKEKYFTEDAEMLDTTEEQNAFNSAELLSTTEEEYVADDTELLGTTEEEYVTHTLALLGTTDNEYVNDGSEAVIGQTRESRSCNKVYIWLIIIGILTVFCTILLVSTIAFAYQASNLKARMGKRSVRSNSDFIKTGSLWSNGAREVPGDSADTNILLEEVRPLKDDDEAKLPKSTKDV; encoded by the coding sequence ATGATGGCTCGACACTTCAAAAAGTCTTTCTTGGTAACAATTGGAATCTTGGTTCTTGCTCTCAACCATGTATTTGTGGCATCACAGACTACTTTAGCAGATGGTTTCCCACAACTTGGCATCACTGAGGAAGAACATGTCACTGATGCTGCAGAACGACTTGGTACAACTGAGAAAGAATACGTCACCTACGCTCCAGAACTACTCTATATCACCGGGGAAGAGTACGTTTCTGATGCTCCAGGCCCACTCGGTAGCACTGCGAAACAAAATGTTACTGATGCTGCAGAATTGCTCGGTTCCACCAAGGAACAACACGTTACTGATGCTCCAAATCCACTTGGCGCCACCGAGGAAGAATACTTTACTGTTGCTCCAGAACTGCTTGACACCACTGAGGAACAAAATGCTTTCAGTTCTGCAGAATTACTTAGTACCACCAAGGAAAAATACTTTACTGAGGATGCAGAACTGCTTGACACCACTGAGGAACAAAATGCTTTCAATTCTGCAGAATTACTTAGTACCACCAAGGAAAAATACTTTACTGAGGATGCAGAAATGCTTGACACCACTGAGGAGCAAAATGCTTTCAATTCTGCAGAATTACTTAGTACCACTGAGGAAGAATACGTCGCTGATGATACCGAACTACTTGGTACTACTGAGGAGGAATACGTCACCCACACTCTAGCACTACTTGGCACCACTGATAATGAATACGTTAATGATGGTTCTGAAGCAGTGATCGGTCAGACAAGGGAAAGCAGAAGCTGCAATAAAGTTTACATTTGGTTAATTATCATAGGTATATTAACTGTCTTCTGCACAATTCTGCTGGTGTCAACAATTGCCTTTGCCTATCAGGCATCAAATCTTAAGGCCAGAATGGGAAAACGGTCAGTTAGAAGCAATTCTGACTTCATTAAAACAGGCAGTCTCTGGTCAAATGGCGCCAGGGAAGTGCCAGGAGATTCAGCAGACACCAACATCTTGCTTGAAGAAGTCAGGCCTTTGAAAGATGACGATGAAGCCAAGCTGCCAAAGAGCACCAAAGATGTTTAA